Proteins from a genomic interval of Chlamydiota bacterium:
- the rsfS gene encoding Ribosomal silencing factor RsfS: MQSKAMLEAIVEAIFNKKGLNVLALDVKHLTPMSDYVVLAEGTVDRHIEAIKNGIIDELRKHKEKPLYVEGDGKSGWIIVDFVDVVVHLLLRDVRELYKIEQLYKDAHIVDVYEEVENG, from the coding sequence ATGCAATCAAAAGCAATGTTAGAGGCAATTGTAGAGGCGATTTTCAATAAAAAAGGATTGAATGTACTTGCCCTTGATGTCAAGCATTTGACCCCCATGTCAGATTATGTTGTCCTTGCTGAAGGAACTGTCGATCGGCATATTGAAGCGATTAAGAATGGAATTATTGATGAATTGCGAAAGCATAAGGAAAAACCTCTTTATGTCGAAGGTGATGGAAAGAGTGGATGGATTATTGTGGATTTTGTCGATGTTGTGGTGCATTTGCTTCTAAGAGATGTCAGAGAACTTTATAAAATCGAACAGCTGTATAAAGATGCACATATTGTAGACGTATATGAAGAGGTGGAAAATGGATAA